A single window of Acetohalobium arabaticum DSM 5501 DNA harbors:
- the cobM gene encoding precorrin-4 C(11)-methyltransferase: protein MKVYFVGAGPGDPELITVKGQKIIKKADVIIYAGSLVNPDVLDVAKDEAEIHNSASMTLEEVLEVMETAVAENKLVARVHTGDPSLYGAIQEQIDELVEMEVDFEVIPGVSSFLATAASLKREYTLPDVSQTMILTRLEGRTSVPDKEKLHKLARHNASMAIFLSVHMIGDVVKELAEEYPVETPIAVVQKASWPDEKKVIGTLETITEKVEEAEIDKTAMIVVGDFLDTEYSRSKLYDKDFSHEYRTSNTGSQ from the coding sequence ATGAAGGTCTACTTTGTTGGAGCAGGACCAGGAGATCCAGAATTAATTACTGTTAAGGGCCAGAAGATTATTAAGAAAGCCGATGTTATTATCTATGCCGGTTCATTGGTTAATCCTGATGTCTTGGATGTAGCTAAAGATGAAGCTGAGATACATAATAGTGCTTCTATGACTTTAGAAGAGGTGCTAGAGGTAATGGAAACAGCAGTTGCTGAGAATAAACTGGTAGCCAGAGTCCATACCGGTGATCCCAGCCTCTATGGAGCAATCCAGGAACAGATCGATGAGCTAGTAGAGATGGAGGTTGATTTTGAGGTGATTCCCGGCGTTAGTTCCTTTCTGGCTACGGCAGCCAGCTTAAAGCGGGAGTATACTTTACCTGATGTAAGCCAGACAATGATTCTGACTAGACTGGAAGGCAGAACCAGTGTACCGGATAAAGAGAAACTGCATAAACTGGCCCGCCATAATGCTTCGATGGCAATCTTCTTAAGTGTCCATATGATAGGGGATGTAGTCAAAGAATTAGCCGAGGAGTATCCAGTGGAGACCCCAATTGCAGTGGTTCAGAAGGCCTCCTGGCCTGATGAAAAGAAGGTGATCGGTACTCTAGAGACGATTACTGAGAAGGTAGAAGAAGCTGAGATCGATAAGACAGCTATGATTGTAGTAGGCGACTTTCTGGATACAGAGTATTCGCGGTCCAAACTATATGATAAGGATTTCAGCCATGAATACCGGACAAGTAATACTGGGAGCCAGTAA
- the cobJ gene encoding precorrin-3B C(17)-methyltransferase: protein MRTSSIIEWQEDGITLKEDETGRSDSSSSRGEVYVVGIGPGDLEHLSIKAFQIIKDVDVVAGYNTYIDLVDELISKEQEVISTGMTKEIDRVEMALEAAQKGNRVAIVSSGDAGVYGMAGLVLETVDKKDLELEVEIIPGITAANAAASTLGAPLMHDYAVISLSDLLTPWKVIVDRLKRAAGGDFVVVLYNPKSKQRQQQIVKAREIFLQHKEPATPVGIVRSAKRGSEEMVITDLENMLDEEIGMVTTVIIGNSETFSFADSMVTPRGYEV, encoded by the coding sequence ATGCGAACCAGCAGCATTATTGAGTGGCAAGAAGATGGAATTACTCTTAAAGAAGACGAAACTGGACGGAGTGACAGTAGCAGTAGCCGAGGAGAGGTTTATGTAGTAGGCATCGGTCCTGGAGATTTAGAACATTTAAGCATTAAAGCCTTCCAGATTATTAAGGATGTAGATGTGGTAGCCGGATATAATACCTATATTGACCTTGTAGATGAATTAATCAGTAAGGAGCAAGAAGTTATTTCAACCGGCATGACTAAAGAAATAGATAGAGTGGAGATGGCTTTAGAAGCAGCCCAGAAAGGCAATCGGGTAGCAATAGTCAGCAGCGGTGATGCCGGAGTCTATGGTATGGCCGGCCTAGTATTGGAGACAGTAGATAAGAAGGATCTGGAGCTAGAAGTTGAGATAATACCGGGGATTACTGCTGCTAATGCTGCAGCTTCAACTTTGGGAGCGCCATTGATGCATGATTATGCAGTAATTAGCCTCAGTGATCTCTTAACTCCTTGGAAAGTGATTGTAGACCGGCTTAAGCGAGCAGCCGGTGGAGATTTTGTAGTTGTGCTCTATAATCCGAAGAGTAAACAGCGCCAGCAGCAGATAGTAAAAGCCAGAGAGATATTCTTACAGCATAAAGAACCAGCAACCCCGGTAGGAATTGTAAGAAGTGCTAAACGCGGCAGCGAAGAGATGGTGATTACTGATCTGGAGAATATGCTGGACGAAGAGATAGGCATGGTTACTACGGTGATTATCGGTAATTCAGAGACATTCAGTTTTGCTGACTCTATGGTGACCCCCAGAGGATATGAAGTATGA
- the cbiG gene encoding cobalt-precorrin 5A hydrolase translates to MNLAVIAITDNGIKTAFRIAEEMEAGLDIYLPDKFKESTETEQVNFYTGRLKELVSRIFTEYDGLIFVMALGIVIRVTADFLTDKRRDPAVVTVDETEEFVISTLSGHLGGANELTVQLASSLGAAPVITTATDRQGKLAIDMLAKELDCRIDPFSNLKHINAAIVNDKEINIFTDYELDLGSDKNLNFYSLNELDQVNSAPTVVISNQPVKLPENLAQKPYLYLRPRNLTVGIGCRRGVSKERIAAAVDKALAEIDSDLNQVKSLATIDLKSDEAGLVEYAEDKDLELKIISRDKIKNADLEFTTSEFVKQTIGVGGVCEPAALLSGKKMELLLKKTKLDGVTVAVAEERFM, encoded by the coding sequence ATGAATTTAGCTGTAATAGCTATTACAGATAATGGAATCAAAACAGCTTTTAGAATAGCAGAAGAGATGGAAGCCGGACTTGATATTTATTTACCTGATAAGTTCAAGGAAAGTACAGAAACAGAGCAGGTGAATTTCTATACCGGTAGACTGAAAGAATTGGTCAGTAGAATTTTTACTGAATATGATGGATTAATCTTTGTTATGGCTTTGGGAATTGTAATTAGAGTAACGGCTGATTTTTTAACCGATAAACGTCGGGATCCGGCAGTAGTTACAGTTGATGAGACAGAAGAGTTTGTAATCAGTACTCTCTCCGGCCATCTAGGAGGAGCTAATGAGCTGACTGTTCAGCTGGCTAGCTCTCTTGGAGCAGCACCGGTGATTACCACGGCTACCGACCGGCAGGGTAAACTGGCTATTGATATGCTGGCTAAAGAGTTGGATTGTAGAATAGATCCTTTTTCTAATTTGAAGCATATCAATGCAGCTATTGTAAATGATAAGGAGATTAATATCTTTACTGATTATGAACTGGATCTAGGTTCGGATAAGAATCTTAATTTTTATTCGCTGAATGAGTTAGACCAAGTGAATTCGGCTCCGACGGTTGTTATCTCTAATCAGCCGGTAAAACTGCCGGAGAATCTGGCTCAGAAGCCTTATCTTTATTTACGGCCGAGAAATTTAACTGTTGGTATCGGCTGTCGGCGCGGTGTCAGTAAAGAAAGGATTGCTGCAGCAGTAGATAAGGCTTTAGCAGAAATAGATAGTGATTTAAACCAGGTTAAATCACTGGCAACTATTGATCTGAAGTCTGATGAAGCAGGTTTAGTTGAATATGCAGAAGATAAAGATTTAGAGTTGAAGATTATTTCCCGTGATAAAATTAAAAATGCAGATCTGGAGTTTACTACTTCAGAATTTGTAAAACAGACGATAGGAGTTGGTGGAGTATGCGAACCAGCAGCATTATTGAGTGGCAAGAAGATGGAATTACTCTTAAAGAAGACGAAACTGGACGGAGTGACAGTAGCAGTAGCCGAGGAGAGGTTTATGTAG
- a CDS encoding cobyric acid synthase, whose translation MTAKTIMLQGTASNVGKSILTTALCRIFAEDGYQTTPFKGWNMALNSYVTKDGGEIGIAQAIQAQAAGIDITVDMQPFLLKPKGKGESQVIKHGRPMADLGLKEQDSQYRQFALQEIEQSLDRLCEEFEMVVMEGAGSPAEINIKERDLANMNVAKLKETPVLLVADVDRGGALASVVGTIELLPPEEKELVAGIILNKFRGDRELLEPGIETVEEETGIPVVGVIPYFQGFRIPAEDSVALTDLQDEDVEVEIAVIKLPHISNFTDLEPFEQEPKTGVRYITQRDQLGNPDLIIIPGSKNTIDDLLYLQETGLAAEIEQAAEKSVPVIGVCGGYQMLGQKVYDPEGTESNWQELDGLGLLPIETTFSPNKLTFQAEAVVKGSGEFFADLTGSEVAGYEIHMGTSQLISDNSPAFRIKKRGQEEVNIADGAVSQDGLVFGTYLHGIFANDNFRRNLINRLRERKGLERLKADTVSHQVKLEESYEQLAAIVRDNLDLDQIYRIME comes from the coding sequence ATGACTGCTAAGACGATTATGCTGCAGGGAACTGCCTCTAATGTAGGTAAGAGCATTCTAACTACTGCTCTATGCCGTATCTTTGCCGAAGACGGCTATCAGACTACTCCTTTTAAGGGCTGGAATATGGCCCTGAATTCCTATGTAACTAAGGACGGCGGAGAGATCGGAATAGCCCAGGCGATTCAGGCCCAGGCGGCAGGAATAGATATTACTGTAGATATGCAGCCGTTTCTGTTGAAGCCGAAGGGCAAAGGGGAATCACAAGTTATCAAACACGGTCGGCCGATGGCTGATTTAGGGCTTAAAGAGCAGGACAGCCAGTACCGCCAATTTGCCCTGCAGGAAATTGAGCAGTCTTTAGATAGACTTTGTGAAGAATTTGAGATGGTAGTTATGGAAGGAGCAGGCAGCCCGGCGGAGATAAATATTAAAGAACGGGACTTAGCAAATATGAATGTAGCTAAGCTAAAAGAGACACCGGTGCTGTTGGTAGCAGATGTGGACCGGGGTGGGGCCTTGGCTTCAGTAGTAGGAACTATTGAACTTCTTCCACCAGAAGAAAAAGAACTGGTAGCAGGAATTATCCTCAATAAATTCCGTGGCGATAGAGAACTGTTAGAGCCTGGAATTGAGACTGTAGAGGAAGAAACAGGAATTCCAGTAGTAGGGGTTATCCCCTATTTTCAGGGGTTTAGAATTCCGGCTGAGGATTCGGTAGCCTTGACTGATCTGCAGGATGAAGATGTAGAAGTTGAGATTGCAGTAATCAAACTGCCTCATATCTCTAACTTTACTGACTTAGAGCCTTTTGAGCAGGAGCCGAAGACCGGCGTAAGGTATATAACTCAAAGAGATCAACTAGGTAATCCTGATTTGATTATTATTCCCGGTAGTAAGAATACCATCGATGATCTCTTATATTTACAGGAGACCGGATTGGCAGCTGAGATTGAGCAGGCAGCAGAGAAATCAGTACCGGTTATAGGAGTCTGTGGGGGTTATCAGATGCTGGGGCAAAAGGTCTATGATCCAGAAGGAACTGAATCTAACTGGCAGGAACTTGATGGATTGGGGCTGCTGCCGATTGAGACTACTTTCAGTCCTAATAAGCTCACCTTTCAGGCAGAGGCTGTAGTTAAGGGCAGCGGTGAATTCTTTGCTGACCTAACTGGTAGTGAAGTAGCAGGTTATGAGATTCATATGGGTACTAGCCAGTTGATCAGTGATAATTCGCCGGCCTTTAGAATTAAAAAACGCGGGCAGGAAGAGGTTAATATTGCTGATGGGGCCGTCAGTCAGGACGGTTTAGTCTTTGGTACTTATCTTCACGGTATCTTTGCTAATGATAACTTCCGCCGCAATTTGATTAATAGGCTGCGTGAAAGAAAAGGTTTAGAACGTTTAAAAGCCGATACAGTTTCTCATCAGGTTAAATTAGAGGAAAGTTATGAGCAATTAGCTGCTATTGTTAGAGATAATCTGGATTTAGATCAAATCTATAGAATTATGGAATAA
- the cobU gene encoding bifunctional adenosylcobinamide kinase/adenosylcobinamide-phosphate guanylyltransferase: MTDEFKKVLILGGARSGKSSFAEDMAYTLGRKDVTYIATAKPDDEEMQERIKHHKEQRPDSWRTVEEPEKVAERIPKLAGEAEVILLDCLTVLVSNLLLQGEELGTEDYHFKEGEQKSQETLAELEKLATAIEEAEANIIVVSNEVGQGLVPPYPLSRIYRDTVGRANQLLAQAVTEVYISYAGLPVEIKELGERTREKFGGYNNDC, translated from the coding sequence ATGACAGATGAATTCAAGAAGGTTTTAATTTTGGGAGGAGCTCGTAGCGGCAAAAGCTCTTTTGCTGAAGATATGGCCTATACTTTAGGCCGGAAAGATGTAACCTATATTGCAACTGCTAAGCCGGATGATGAGGAGATGCAAGAACGGATCAAGCATCACAAAGAGCAGCGTCCTGACAGCTGGAGAACAGTTGAGGAGCCAGAGAAGGTAGCTGAGAGAATACCTAAATTGGCCGGTGAGGCTGAAGTAATTCTGCTGGATTGTCTAACAGTCCTAGTTTCCAATCTTTTACTGCAGGGAGAAGAGCTGGGAACAGAGGATTATCATTTCAAGGAGGGAGAACAGAAGTCTCAGGAGACTTTAGCCGAGCTTGAAAAATTAGCAACAGCTATCGAAGAAGCCGAGGCCAATATAATTGTAGTTTCTAATGAGGTAGGCCAGGGTTTAGTGCCTCCTTACCCTTTAAGCCGTATTTATCGGGATACTGTAGGTCGGGCTAATCAACTTTTAGCTCAGGCGGTTACAGAAGTATATATCAGCTATGCTGGACTGCCAGTGGAGATTAAAGAGTTAGGAGAGAGAACTAGAGAGAAATTTGGAGGTTATAACAATGACTGCTAA
- the cobK gene encoding precorrin-6A reductase, whose translation MIYLIGGTKDSRQLTKKLLEAGYEVVVSVATEYGEKLVNEIEGVEVIADRLDQSGMEEVIEEYNVDRVIDATHPFAALVSQTAIKAAASKGKEYLRFERPPIELPESELIIEKAGFEAALDYLKGTTGRILLTIGSKELDRFVTVIPDFNQRVVARVLPTAGVLQKCQQELGIPPANLIAIQGPFSQKLNQQLLIDYGIDLLVTKASGKTGGLDTKLQAALDLKLPVLVIRRPEIDYPQLVTNMEELVDQLN comes from the coding sequence ATGATCTATCTGATAGGAGGAACTAAAGACAGCCGTCAATTAACTAAGAAGCTGCTTGAGGCTGGTTATGAAGTAGTAGTTTCAGTAGCAACAGAGTATGGTGAAAAGCTGGTAAATGAGATTGAGGGAGTAGAAGTAATTGCTGATAGATTAGATCAGAGCGGGATGGAAGAAGTAATTGAAGAGTATAATGTGGACCGAGTAATTGATGCTACCCATCCTTTTGCTGCCTTGGTTTCGCAGACAGCAATTAAGGCAGCTGCAAGTAAAGGAAAGGAGTATCTTAGATTCGAAAGACCGCCGATTGAATTACCAGAAAGTGAACTGATAATTGAAAAGGCCGGCTTTGAGGCAGCTTTAGACTATCTTAAGGGAACTACAGGCCGAATTCTACTGACTATCGGCAGTAAAGAGCTAGATCGGTTTGTAACAGTGATCCCTGATTTTAATCAGCGGGTGGTGGCTAGAGTCTTACCGACGGCTGGAGTATTACAGAAGTGTCAACAGGAACTGGGAATTCCTCCGGCTAATTTGATTGCTATCCAGGGACCTTTCAGTCAAAAACTGAATCAGCAGTTATTGATTGATTATGGAATTGATCTGTTGGTAACTAAAGCCAGCGGTAAAACCGGCGGTCTGGATACTAAATTACAAGCAGCATTGGACTTAAAACTTCCGGTTTTAGTTATCAGGCGTCCGGAAATTGATTATCCTCAGTTAGTTACTAATATGGAGGAACTAGTGGATCAGTTAAATTAG